From a single Pochonia chlamydosporia 170 chromosome Unknown PCv3seq00010, whole genome shotgun sequence genomic region:
- a CDS encoding ATP binding protein (similar to Neosartorya fischeri NRRL 181 XP_001266850.1): MASSGDASPPVAIVCVGMAGSGKTTFMQRINAHLHSKDQPPYVINLDPAVLNVPFDPNIDIRDSVNYEEVMKQYNLGPNGGILTSLNLFATKVDQIVNLLEKRAKPDAEKPDRKPIDRIIVDTPGQIEAFVWSASGTILLESLASSFPTVIAYVIDTPRTASTSTFMSNMLYACSILYKTKLPMILVFNKTDVKDAAFAKEWMTDFEAFQEALRQDEESDALGGLEGGGHGGSGYMGSLLNSMSLMLEEFYSHLSMVGVSSRVGTGVDEFFEAVEEKKQEFIRDYLPELERRRQEREEQKKKSRDKELDKMMSDMSVAPGQAPQQSGTGNESDVEVASDDDEDSDEEAAKEGLQERYQAAMGDNEDSILADASFAKYLHKQR, encoded by the exons ATGGCTTCTTCAGGCGATGCGTCGCCACCCGTTGCCATAGTTTGCGTCGGCATGGCAG GCTCTGGCAAAACAACCTTTATGCAACGCATCAACGCCCACCTTCATAGCAAAGACCAGCCTCCATATGTAATCAACCTCGATCCGGCCGTCCTCAACGTGCCCTTCGATCCGAATATCGACATCCGCGACTCGGTAAACTACGAAGAGGTCATGAAGCAGTACAACCTAGGTCCTAACGGAGGCATCCTCACATCACTCAACTTGTTTGCCACAAAAGTCGATCAGATTGTCAATCTTCTGGAGAAAAGAGCGAAGCCCGATGCCGAGAAACCCGATCGCAAACCTATTGACAGAATCATCGTCGACACTCCTGGTCAAATCGAGGCGTTTGTGTGGTCTGCCTCAGGAACCATTCTGCTAGAGTCGCTGGCGTCCTCGTTCCCTACGGTGATTGCCTACGTTATCGACACACCGAGAACAGCGTCAACATCTACATTCATGTCAAATATGCTCTACGCCTGCTCCATCTTGTACAAAACCAAGCTACCCATGATTctcgtcttcaacaagacCGACGTCAAGGACGCAGCGTTCGCAAAAGAATGGATGACAGATTTCGAGGCCTTCCAAGAAGCCCTTCGCCAGGACGAGGAGTCAGACGCGTTAGGCGGCTTGGAAGGCGGTGGACACGGTGGAAGCGGATACATGGGCAGTTTGCTCAACTCAAtgagcttgatgcttgaGGAGTTTTACTCGCACTTGAGCATGGTGGGAGTCAGCTCGAGAGTGGGCACGGGGGTGGACGAGTTCTTCGAAGCcgtggaagagaagaagcaggaGTTTATACGCGACTACCTGCCTGAACTTGAGAGGCGGCGTCAAGAACGggaagagcaaaagaagaagtcgCGTGACAaggagctggacaagatgatgTCGGACATGTCTGTTGCGCCGGGGCAAGCGCCGCAGCAAAGCGGCACTGGGAACGAGTCGGATGTGGAGGTGGCAagcgacgatgacgaggactCGGATGAAGAAGCCGCCAAGGAGGGCCTACAAGAGCGGTATCAAGCAGCGATGGGAGACAATGAAGACTCCATCCTAGCAGATGCCAGCTTTGCCAAATATCTCCACAAACAACGGTAG